From Brassica oleracea var. oleracea cultivar TO1000 chromosome C3, BOL, whole genome shotgun sequence, a single genomic window includes:
- the LOC106332767 gene encoding uncharacterized protein LOC106332767 yields the protein MEGKGKVGSSSSSSFTNQLFGPKEPSSSSNFSSIFPPPSKGTTRNMILSSKHGSLGQCQESATCNLSSSLYYGGQDVYSGSTRNHTYHTVNKAQSRGDSEASENNSMDASRGNWWKGSLYY from the exons ATGGAAGGTAAAGGGAAAGTCGGATCATCATCTTCTTCTTCCTTCACTAATCAGCTCTTTGGCCCCAAGGAACCTTCTTCCTCCTCCAACTTCAGCTCCATTTTCCCTCCTCCCTCCAAG GGAACAACAAGAAACATGATCTTAAGCTCCAAACATGGGTCCCTGG GCCAATGCCAAGAATCTGCAACCTGCAATCTAAGTTCGTCTCTTTACTACGGTGGTCAAGACGTTTATTCTGGATCAACAAGAAACCATACTTACCATACC GTTAACAAGGCTCAGTCCAGAGGAGACAGTGAGGCTAGTGAAAACAACTCGATGGACGCATCTAGAGGAAACTGGTGGAAAG GTTCACTCTACTATTAG